Proteins from a single region of Pithys albifrons albifrons isolate INPA30051 chromosome 10, PitAlb_v1, whole genome shotgun sequence:
- the FAM20B gene encoding glycosaminoglycan xylosylkinase, with product MKLKQRVVLLAILLVIFIFTKVFLLDNLDTSAANREDQRAFQRMLASLRVELDPRLEHTLQSPWEIAAQWVVPREVYPEETPELGAVMHAMTTKKIIKADVGYKGTQLKALLILEGGQKVVFKPKRYARDYVVEGEPYAGYDRHNAEVAAFHLDRILGFRRAPLVVGRFVNLRTEIKPVATEQLLGTFMTVGNNTCFYGKCYYCRETEPACADGDIMEGSVTLWLPDVWPLQKHRHPWGRTYREGKLARWEYDESYCDAVKKTSPYDSGPRLLDIIDTAIFDYLIGNADRHHYESFQDDEGASMLILLDNAKSFGNPALDERSILAPLYQCCIIRVSTWNRLNYLKNGVLKSALKAAMSHDPISPVLSDPHLDALDQRLLSILATVKQCTDQFGPDVVLVEDRMTLSHL from the exons ATGAAGCTGAAGCAGCGGGTTGTGCTGTTGGCCATCCTCCTCGTCATCTTCATTTTCACCAAGGTTTTCCTGCTTGACAACCTGGACACCTCGGCTGCCAACCGGGAGGACCAGCGCGCCTTCCAGCGCATGCTGGCGAGCCTGCGCGTGGAGCTGGACCCGCGGCTGGAGCACACGCTGCAGTCCCCCTGGGAGATCGCGGCGCAGTGGGTGGTGCCCCGAGAGGTGTACCCCGAGGAGACCCCCGAGCTGGGCGCCGTCATGCACGCCATGACCACGAAGAAGATCATCAAGGCTGATGTGGGATACAAAGGGACCCAGCTGAAAGCTTTGCTCATACTTGAAGGAGGACAGAAGGTTGTCTTCAAACCCAAGAG ATATGCCAGGGATTATGTGGTGGAAGGAGAACCCTACGCTGGCTACGACAGACACAATGCAGAAGTGGCAGCCTTTCACTTGGATAG aaTTCTGGGTTTCCGGCGAGCCCCGCTGGTGGTGGGCAGGTTTGTGAACCTCCGCACAGAGATCAAACCCGTggccacagagcagctcctgggcacctTCATGACTGTGG GCAATAACACTTGCTTCTACGGGAAGTGCTACTACTGTCGGGAGACAGAGCCGGCCTGCGCGGACGGGGACATCATGGAGGGCTCGGTGACGCTGTGGCTGCCGGACGTGTGGCCTCTGCAGAAACACAGgcacccctggggcaggaccTACCGGGAGGGCAAGCTCGCCAG GTGGGAGTACGACGAAAGCTACTGCGATGCTGTGAAGAAAACGTCCCCGTACGACTCGGGCCCTCGGCTGCTGGACATCATTGACACCGCCATCTTCGACTACCTGATTGGCAACGCTGACAGGCACCACTACGAGAGCttccaggatgatgaaggggcCAGCATGCTCATCCTGCTGGATAATGCCAAAAG CTTTGGAAACCCTGCCCTGGATGAAAGAAGCATCCTGGCTCCTCTTTATCAGTGCTGCAT CATCCGGGTCTCCACCTGGAACAGGCTGAATTACCTGAAGAACGGGGTGCTGAAGTCTGCCTTAAAAGCGGCCATGTCACACGACCCCATCTCCCCCGTGCTCTCCGACCCGCACCTGGACGCCCTGGACCAGCGGCTCCTCAGCATCCTGGCCACAGTGAAGCAGTGCACAGACCAGTTTGGGCCAGATGTGGTGCTGGTGGAAGACAGGATGACTCTGTCTCACTTGTAA
- the TOR3A gene encoding torsin-3A: protein MGMGQGEPPARLGLGCCLLGLLALLALRGGSGSPGSPPPPRAVRHRPTGQGQGQPSSAGHGGYEAVKKHLGAVGALSKQYWQYLACKVWQEGCEEKEEQREPGPSPGWSLPLVGQDYLEILSAWYCSFGKCCETGDCRIVNNITGLETNLREQLHGQHLAREVVFRAVQGFLQSPQPEKALVLSFHGWSGTGKNFVARMVASHLFRDGLKSDCVRVFISLLHFPHHKYLDSYKAQLQRQISETQQLCRQSLFIFDEAEKLHSSLLDAIRPFMAHHGKKGQADDQRSIFLFLSNLGGNTINEVALDFWRAGRAREEISMELLDQRLRLELQEPAENSYAHSHLLRENLIDFLVPFLPLEFHHVKLCARDAFLARGLPYTEATLDEVARMMVFVPKEEKLFSAQGCKSVPQRINYFLP, encoded by the exons ATGGGCATGGGCCAGGGCGAACCCCCGGCgcggctggggctgggctgctgcctgctggggctgctggcgCTGCTGGCACTGCGGGGCGGCTCGGGCAGCCCGGGCtcgccgcccccgccgcgggcAGTGCGGCACCGACCcacggggcaggggcaggggcagccgaGCAGCGCCGGGCATGGCGGGTACGAGGCCGTGAAGAAGCACCTGGGGGCTGTAGGCGCTCTCTCCAAGCAGTACTGGCAGTACCTGGCATGCAAGGTGTGGCAGGAGGGTTGCGAGGAGAAGGAGGAACAAAGAGAGCCCGGTCCCAGCCCAG gTTGGAGCTTACCTCTGGTGGGCCAGGATTATCTGGAGATCCTCTCTGCCTGGTACTGCAGCTTTGGCAAGTGCTGCGAGACAGGAGACTGCAGGATAGTTAACAACATCACAG ggctaGAGACAAAcctcagggagcagctccacGGGCAACACTTGGCCAGAGAAGTGGTTTTTCGGGCAGTGCAAGGCTtcctgcagagcccacagcccGAGAAGGCTCTGGTCCTCTCCTTCCATGGCTGGTCTGGCACAGGGAAGAACTTTGTGGCTCGGATGGTGGCCAGTCACCTGTTCCGGGATGGGCTGAAGAGCGACTGCGTCAGGGTGTTCATCTCCCTCCTGCACTTCCCTCACCACAAGTACCTGGACTCCTACAAG gcCCAGCTGCAGAGGCAGATCAGCGAgacccagcagctctgcaggcagtcCCTGTTCATCTTCGATGAGGCGGAGAAGCTGCATTCCAGCCTCCTGGATGCCATCAGGCCCTTCATGGCTCACCACGGCAAGAAGGGCCAGGCAGATGACCAGAGAtccatcttcctcttcctcag CAATCTCGGTGGAAACACCATCAATGAGGTTGCCCTGGACTTCTGGCGTGCCGGCCGGGCACGGGAGGAGATCTccatggagctcctggatcAGCGGCTgcggctggagctgcaggagcctgcAG AGAACAGTTATGCCCACAGCCACCTCCTCAGAGAGAACCTCATTGATTTCCTGGTGCCGTTCCTGCCCCTGGAGTTCCACCATGTCAAGCTCTGTGCCCGGGACGCTTTCCTGGCCCGGGGGCTGCCCTACACTGAGGCCACCCTGGACGAGGTGGCCAGGATGATGGTGTTTGTCCCCAAAGAGGAGAAGCTCTTCTCTGCACAGGGCTGCAAATCTGTACCCCAGCGCATCAATTACTTCCTTCCTTGA